The sequence below is a genomic window from Prosthecobacter dejongeii.
ATTTCCTCCGCCAGTCACATTCACATTCTCACTTTGCCCCAGGGCAAAATCACTGCGTGCGTAAAGTGTGCCGTGGTTAACATGCGTATCTCCCGAGTAGGTATTAAAACCTGTGAGGATGAGAGCTCCCGGCCCTGTCTTGACCAACCCATTGGAGTTCGTGATGCCGGAGGCAATCGTCAGCGTGGTATTGTCACCATCAATGCCCTCATACCCCTTGGGCTGCCCTGCCGTATCATAACGGGTGAAAAAACCACCCACATAGATATGGGCTTCTCGTCCAGCGAAGTCGAGTTCGCCGCCATTGATTTGCGAACGAATGTCCAAGTTAGAATTTCCGCTGTTGGTGATGCCCATACGGTCCAGCACCCCAAAGTTAGCCGCCTGGATCATCCCTGAAGCCACGGTAAGCTTCGTGTCATCCCGCATTTGCAGAGTGGTATGATCCCCCCCCTGAGTCGCAGCGGAAGTGGGGTTAGCAGCACCGTTTTGCACATACGTTTCGGAATTGAAACTCAGTGAGTTCACCGTTTTAGAGGCATTCAGCGTGAGCAGCGAATTCTGCCGAGTCGAGCCAAGCTGACCTGATTCCAAAGAATCCGAATCCCGCCCGACAATGCGCAAATTCTGATCACTGGTGAGTCCTTGATCATCCAGTGAGACGGTGGTGGTCACAGCACCATCGGGATTCGCCACTGTTTTGTATTCAGACAGTTCCAGCGGGCGCAGAAAATGATTGCCATTGCCATCACTATCCAGCGTCACCAGCCTGAAAGACGTGTAAGCTTCATCAAACCTCTGAGTCACCCCATCGGAAGAAGCAACCAAGAGATCGCGTGTGCCACCAAAGAAACCGGGAACGATTGGAGCATTGCCATTGAGTCCATTGCCACTGCCGATGACCAGAGGCGCCACATCCACCTGCAAGACAGCCTTGTTCGTGACATTGCCACTGGAAAAATCTCGTCCTGCAAAAGAGGTTCCCGAATCGAAGTTTCTCAAATGCACCGAGGCTCCAGGCTGACGAACGATCTCCGTGAAATGCCAGCCTGCGTAGTCTCCCTGAAGACGGTTTGACGTGACACCTGCCGTGGTGACATAATCAGCCCCCAAATTGTATTCCAAGCCCAGCACGCCAGCCTCGGCGGTGATGACTCCAGCTTTCTCAAAACCAGAATGCACCCCCCCGGTGGCATCCATGCGCAGACGGATGTAGCCATCTGTGGTGATGGTTAAATCATCTGGAAGGCGATCACCAAATTCATTGATCGTGGTACTGGCCGTGGAGAGATAAAAGATGGAGTTGCGATCCAACTCCATTCGGGTCAAACCACCGAGCGATCCGGCTCCAATGAGGCGTGTTGTTCCACTGGCTGAAAGAAAGGCACCTTTCCACTCAGGGTTATTCCCATAAAAGCGGAAATCCCCATTGCCGATGCGGGTGAGGTCACCCTGACCGAAGAGATCCCCACCGCCGTTGTTGATGTAAATATTGTGGGAGTTGAAGATCTTAAAGATGGCATCTTCTTCAATGTGGATCTGCCCAGTGAGGTTATAAGAGCGAGTCGCTCCAGTGATGATGGAACGAATCGTTCCGCCGCCTTCAAAACCACTGCCACGCAGTGTCATCCACTCAAGAAGGCTCGGATCTGAAGAACTGAAGAACAGGTCCAAACTGCCATTGTTACCAATGACGGTGCTGTCCAGGAAAGAGCGATGGGTGCCTAGAGCCCCTGTGACACCCGTGCTGCCAACCCCTTGCAAGCTCAAAACCCCATCATTGATCCAAGTGATGCCGCCATAAACATGGCCCAGATTCGCTGGAGTGGAGCCATCTCCCAGCGGTGCATAACGAAACACCACCGTGCCACCGCCATCAATGGTGAGGTCTCCGATATCAGGATTCCGCACAGATGAAGCCTCCCAGGGGCTACCCAAGCTATCCGACAACGTGTAACCGTAATCCGTGTCTGCATGATTGTATTTACCGCTGATGAACCCATCCACGATGAGCGTCTTGCTGGGGTCCACACGCAGAGTGCCGCCATTACCCCCTAGGAAAAGCGTGCGCCCGCTGTTAAGCGCCAGACTCTCTGTCACGTGCAGCACCCCACCGTCAAAGTAAAGATTGCCACTGTCCAAGATCGCCCAAGCCCCAGCATTGTTCCCTGCCGCAGTGCCATCCAGTGTCACTCGCACCCCTTCGGTATAACCACTCCCGCCGTTCACCACATTGATAGCGCTCACCACTCCTGTACCAGTGTTAAAAGTCACCGAAGCCCCAGTGCCATTACCGCCTAACAGAGACGCAACAGCATTATTTTGGCTATTGGTATAGCTGCTGCCTGCATTCACCAAGACCACTTGGGCAATGGAGCCATTCACTTGGCCAAGCTGAGAATCACGACTGATCTTCAACACGCCATTGTTGAGATACACGTTCCCGGTGAGGGTGTTATCCTCCGTCAAAATGGTCGTGCCAGTTCCTGCATGAACGAGATTCACCTTATTCGCACCGTCGTTCGAAATGACCGAGCCGACGGTCAGTGTCCCCTGACCGTAATGATGCAGCATCAAGTCCCTGGATCCCTGTGACCAACTGCTGGTAATGCTGCCGCCTGAGAAGCTTACATCACCAGTCACAGACGAAGGAATCAACAAGCCGCCTTGATTCAAAGTGAGTGTATTGCCTGCGCCGATGTCTAGCTGGGCCGCAGCCCCAAAGCGAAGAGTCTGGCTTTCCGTATTGCCTGTTAAAACTGCACTTCCCGTTAGGTTGGTATGTAGAGCTGCACCAAAAGCATCGTTGCTGTAAGCCGTAAATCCTTGCACCCCTGTGGTTCCCTGGCGAGCAGCCCAGTCCGTCACGCCGCTTGTAGAGTTGCCATAAACGGCCCAGCTACCCAGGAAAGCCCCTGCCGTGGTGGAAAGTCCATTTGCACTGAAGTTGATGGCCCCATTACCATTTTCCAGAAAGGCGAGAGAAGACCCTGAATCTCTCTGGAGCAAACGGGTCGCGGCACCGAGAGTCAGCGTGGTATTGGTATTCGTCGTTGCAGAGCTGGCCCCATTCAGCAGGTAAATATCTCCATCCAAAGTTTGCGTGCGCATGGTGGTTCCTGCAGGTTGTTCAAGAACCAAATTTCCTCCGCCCCATGTCGAAATCGCCGCGAGAGCATTTGTTCCGGTCGTGCGAGTGCGTGCAAACTGGTTATCCCCATTCATACCAGCCCAAACCGCCGTGCCTGCCATAAAGTTCCAACGATCCACATTCGAGTTACCCACAGCATTTCGATTAAAAATCACCGTCCCGGGACCAACCAGAGAGATGGTGGCGTTAAAACTATCCGCTGTGGTGTTGCTATCTTCGAGTCGTGCATTCACCACTAAAGTTCCCCCACGCACCTGGAGAAAGCGCAGGTCACGCTCCGTATTGGCATTTTGGAAAAGGATGCGATAGGGCAAGCTATTATCGGCACTGCCGATGTAGGCATTTCCACTCGTGTGTTCACCGCCAAGGGTGAGGGTATGATTGCGGTTATTGTTGCTGATGTTGATGCGGTCTGCGTAGTTCAACACCTGATCTGCCTTCGTTAGCAAAACGTGCCCATGATAGACATTGGTCGCGATGTTTGATACGCCCAAAAAGTTTTGTGGACTGCCTAACCACATTTGGTTCCACTGATTGTCCTGCGTGATGGCCAGCCGTGCATCCTGAGTCTGAAAGCCGGTACCATCTAGCCCCGCAGCGGAGGGATCATACTGGATACGGAAATACCCCTGAGTCGCAAAGATGGATCCCGTGGCATCCCATTGCTGGAAAGCATTCACATTCATCTCATCATGCCCGCGCATTTGAAAGACCAGCGAGTGATTGCGATCCAGCCGGGTCGCATTGTCTCCCGTGGCTCCAACATTGCTCAATGAACCGGATTCAAGATCACGGAACTGTCCTCGAAAATTGATCGTCGCACTTTCACCAATGGATGTCGAAAGGATGGTAGGATCATTCCAGGAATCGTTGTCCGACTGATTCTGATTGTTCGCCGTGTAAATATTCCCGTAAATAGAGAGTGTGCCGTTGTTGCGAGCTGTGATCACATGGGACTGAAATTCGCCCGAACCAGCTTCATCGGCGATGTCGAAAATAACGTCCCCTCCCCAAGTGCTGTGAGTGGTGCCCTCATTCCGCAGCACCGTACGACTCGTATCAAAGGTACTGCTCACACGCAGGTTCAGACCTGTGATGTTGGTTCCGTACTCCAGATAGAAGTTTCCTGCTCCCCCGACTACCACTTCCCGACCGGGTGCCCCTGCCCCGAGGGCTCCAGAATGACGGACCAGCAGGCCGCCCTGTTCGCTGACATAAATGTTCCCTGAAACCTGATTCCAGGTATCTAGGTAAAGATTGTTTCGCCCGGTCTTCACAAGATCCGTCGCATTCACGATGTTGCTACGCATGAAAGCATTGCTACCAGGCATGAAGGTGCCAAAAGAGCCACTGTTGGCATCCAGATCATGGCGTGACAGGGCCGAATTAATGATCGCCGCCTGACCATTCATATTGATGGTCCCACCACGAATCATGGCTTCAGGATTGGAGTTATCAGACTCGATGAACGACGCAAAATTGATGATCCCAGAATTGATCGTCAGCGTGCGACCAGGCTCGATAATGAGGTAGTCACGGGCGGCCACAGGTGCAGCCTGGCCCGAGGTGGTGGAGTTAAACGCGAGGGTGAGAGAATTCACCGCCACATCCTGTGTGACATTGCGATTCGCGTAGTTGCTGCGACCCAAAGCATTCTCAGAACCGAGGTATCGGTCTAACAACCAGTTTGTTCCAGCAATCGGACTGCCACCCACGCTGTACTCATTGGCCGTTAGTGGCCGTAGATACCCATTTTCCAGAGTCATCAGGCCAATGCCTGAACCACCATAAGCGTAGGCATTCTGCACCGTGTAAGCTGTACGATTGGCCGCAGCACCGATGCTTGCGGCGAAGCTGGCTGGCAAGCTCCCGCCAAAAAGTCCAGGGATGACCTGCTGCCCAGCACTGCCAGGGGCAGACTGACCGATCAAGTTGATGCCCGTGGTGTTATTGAGTTTAAGACGATCATCTGCGGCACCAGTTCCCCAAGTGTGACTGCCATTGAGATTGTAGATTTTCAGAATGCCGCCCTGGCTCCGCGTGAGGGAGTTAAAACTACCATCGAACTGCCCCCCAGCGCGAGTGTCTAAATAGAGGTAGTTCGTTCCAGCATTCACGGCCACATTCCCGAAGTTTTCTGTATTGGTGCCAGCCACATCCGTTTCCAGAGTGAGAAATCCATTCCGGAGGCTGAGCGTCCCTTGGTCATTGAGTCGGTCGTTATTGTTGCTGCTCGCATATATACCGTTTTGGGAATTATTCAGCAACGCCAGGGATCCCCATCGGCTCAGGGTGATGGAGTTGGCCTGATTGAGGCTACCCTGCGCACCCGCTAGGGATAGACTGAAAAACTGCGACTCCGCCGCCCCAGTGAGAGACGTGTTTGTGTACTGCGGAGGCAAAAAGCGCCCGGTATTTTGTTTGACTAAAACATCCCCGTTAAAATTAACGTTGTTGCCAGTGAGACGTAGTTCGCGGTTTCCACGCTTGGTGAATCCCGTCCCGTCATTGTCAGCAGTGGTGTTATCAATCTGGCCCTGGATCTCTGTCACACCGGGGTGATCGTAGCGATCTGTGGCGCTGTTGTAACCCGTAGCACCGCCCCCCATGGTGAGGATATTTCCCTCCAATCCGCCCCCGACTAAATTGACCACGGTGCCAGGACCAAAGATGTGGTCAAAGGTGCGCCCCGTCTCACCATTCCCTTCTCGGACGAGTGAGCCGTTGTTGAGATTGATGGTGAGGTTATCATACGTCTCGACCACCTTTTGATTGGGAACGTGAGTCGTTCCCGTCCCCCAATCGGTGCGGAAGATGAGCCGCGCCGCGATGACGGTGTTACCAGATAGATCACTGGCGAGACGATTCGGATTGAAGGGGTCCGAAGTGCGGCTGCCCTGAGTCACATCCAGACCATCGAAGGCCCCGTCATAATAGGCCACATTGAAAGTTAATCCATCAATCTGGTTCCCATAAGCGGTGTCACCGATCAAACCGCCACCCACTAAACCTCCCTTATTTCGGAACATCAGAGAACCTTCATGGATATTGAAAGCCGAGCCTGTGGCATTGCGGATGTCTGCATTCTCAATGACCAGCATTGCAGATCCAATTTTTGTTAGATCATGGCCACTAAGGTCTAGCACAGCGGCTATTTCTGAGGTGCCTGCGGCATTCAGATAGCGCTTTAATTCGATGCTTGAATACCCTCCGACGGAAGCATCTCCTGACAGAGCCAAATGGGACAAGGATGCTGTATTGGCAGTATTGACCAGGGCGCCTAGACCGTTCATGCCCGATCCTTCGATGATGAAAATTTCTGTATCGTCCGCCTGCACATCGAAGTCGCTGTCACGCAGGTCCACGCGACCTCCATTTTTAACCCACACCTCATTGCCCACGCCTCTTAGGCCTGCCACACGTGCCCCAAAAGTATTTGATGTCCCGCGTGCACCGCCCTCTAGACGGAGTAAACCAGAATTCACAACGATCTGTCCGGCAAAGTCGTTCGTGTTATTATTCAAGAGCAGATGTCGAACGAAGTTCTCACCGTCAACGGCGGCCAAATTCATGGTGGCAGAGCCGACTGTGCCTCCAGATATTTTTCCTGCGAGGGTTAGACCCAGGCTGTTGCCGTTGGTATCGGCAATCAAAAAATCCACCGCACTGTTAAGCTGCAAAGCAGAGCTGATTGTATCATTGCCACCTTTCCCTTGTTTTGTGATGAATGCATTCCCCTCGGAGGCTTGGAGTGTAAGTGTTCCACCTGAAATGGTGAATGAATTGCCACCGCTGAGATCTCCAAGACGCATGCCACCGAGAGTCACATTGGAACCAGGAATCCCCGAATCAATGGTGACCGTGCGATTTGCGGTGATGTTATTGATGAGTTCGGCGATTTGATCCACTCCATTCGGGATACTGCCCTGCCAGCGGATGGCTTCGCTCCAATTTCCATTGGCACCCGTGAGATTCCATGAACCAGTGGCCGGAGCAGCCGGATCCAAGGCTAAGGCGGTAAGTGCGCATGCATTCAACAAGCTGAAAGCCAGGATCTTCGATTGCAAAAGGAGAGTTGTTCGGCGTGGCTTCATCAGGCTGGTTGGTGGGCTAGGGGTTGGAATTCCCGCCGTGCAAAAGGCGGTTCAATGAGGTGGTAGGTACCTCACCGATTTAATTTCAGTTCGAATTTTGAACCGTTTTGCCACTCGACGGCTATTAGACGATGGCTTGCCTGCGCCTAAGCCTCGGACAACCCGACTGCAAAGCATTGCCCCTCATTGATACGCCAAAGCTTTACCACTCAGAGCTTGCAGAGGCTGCTCCATGCAGGCTTCAGTAAGGCTACGTCTAACCATGTTTGCGGCCCTTCACATTCTCACGCCCTCTCCCTTTGCCAAGGCAGTCACCTGGATAGCCTTAATCATCGCGCTGAGCGCTATTGCTCCAGTTCAGGCACAGGAAGATGCCTTACCGAAGGAACGATCCTTCTTCACCAAACAAGGCCCCTGGGGGAAACTGCAATGCTACTACTTTTACCTTGAAGCTCCAGAAAACGTGGTTTCACGCGCCCCCACACCCGATACACAGACGCGTTGGCGAATCCCTGAAGAGGCTCTTTCTGAATTTGAAGCACTCATATCAAACACTGAGTTAACCAATGATGTGGTCAGCCCACTCTTCAATCCCCGTGGAGTCATTCGCCGGAATGGCATCGCCAATCTCTTTCCCAGTGGGGCCTTGATCGAAGCTTTGAGCGAACCTGAACGCCAGCGCATCTATGCCAAACTAGCCAGTTACCCGCACAACGAATTTTATGAATTTCCCATCTTCTTCTTAGGCGGTGATGTGGAGGAGTGGGCTCAAGGGTCCGGCCTGCGGCCAGAGCTGGTCACCACCATCCGTCAGTTATCCTACCACCGGGGAGAAACGCTAGCCTTCAGTGACATTCCCTTTTTACTCAGCCTTGCCAAGACCAACTCTGAAGCCCAATTCATCAAAAAGAAACTCACGCGTACACGCACACTCATCGCGCGGCTGGAGTTAAATCCACAAAGCAACATCCAGGAGATGCTGGACTACTGGTCCACCGGGCTGAATCTGCGCCGCAAAGAGCTGGAACCACTCTTTCAAGCCACTGCCGCTATGTCAGGCATGGAGCATTTGGATTTGCTGCATGTTCTTCCCGCGTTACCTCGCAAGCTCCTGTACACCTTTCCTGGCGATGACTTCACCACCCACATCCGCTTTCCAGATTGTCACTGGACGACTCTGAATTTCTTCAACTTTACGGCCCAGGATTACTACCTGGACTCGCACCTCGCTTCCAGCGCAGTGCTGGAAAACTTCCAGCAAGTGGAAGCACCGTATCGGTTTGGTGATGTGCTGATGTTTATCAACCCTCAAGGCAATGCCTTTCACTCCTGCATCTACCTCGCGGACGATCTGGTTTACACCAAAAATGGAGCGAACCCCCTCGTCCCCTGGACCCTGTTAGAACTGCCCGACCTGCAAAAGATGTACAACCTGGATCTGGGGCAAGGTTTCATCCAAGGCTATCGTCACAAACAAGGACGGCTGGTAGATCCGTAGTGATGAAAATCATTCGACGTCGTAGTGCTTCTCACTCACCGACTTGTCGTGCTCATAAACCTGCTCCTTCATCAATTTGCCTTTCTTTGACCAATAACGGTTAAGGCCATGGCGCTGACCTTTATCAAAATGGGTCTCGGTGGAAAGTTGGCCATTGTCCCACCACTCTTTCACCACCCCATGCAGCCGCCCTTCTAAAAAGGGGTATTCGCCCTTGGGCTTGCCATCCTTGTGCTTGTCCTTTGCCAACCCGGTGAAGGGCTTGTCATGGAGGAAATAGACATCGTTCTGCCACTTCAATTCTTTATAAGTGACCTCGGCAGGCTTAGCCTCCTCACCAGCGATGAGGCTGAGCGTGGTGAGAAGCGTCAGGAAGAAAAGAGATTTCATGAAGTTCATGGTTGGATGGTGATCTCCACCGGGCAGTGGTCACTGCCATGGATGTCGTCGCGAATTTTGCAGGATGTGATCTTCGGACGCAAGCTGGCGGAAGCCAGCCAGTAATCCAACCGCCACCCGATGTTTTTTGCCCGTGCATCTGGAGTGCGTTGAGTCCACCAAGTGTACCGGCCCGGGCTCGGATCAAACTCCCGAAAGACATCGAGAAAGCCCGCATCCAGATGCTGAGTGAAGCTGGCACGCTCTTCATCACTAAACCCTGGGTTCATGCGGTTTGACTTCGGATTCGCCAGGTCAATCTCCTGGTGAGCGCAGTTCAAGTCACCGCAGGTGAGCACCGGTTTTTTCTCCTCCAGCTTTTTCAAGTATTGGCGGAAAGCCTCATCCCACTGGAGGCGATAGGGCAAGCGGGCTAGCTCGGCTTTGCTGTTAGGCGTATAGACCGTGACGAGGAAAAAATCTGCATACTCCACCGTGATGACACGCCCCTCCCGGTCATGCTCACCGATGCCGAGCCCCAAGGCATGGCTTTGCCACGGCTGGCGACTCAGAATGCAGGTGCCTGAATACCCCTTCTTATCTGCGCTGTTCCAGACGGCCTCATAACCGTTCAGAAAGGAGAGATCTACCTGGGATTCCATGGCCTTGGTTTCCTGGAGGCAAATGACATCCGCATCACTCTCCAGCAAGTATTCCCGAAGACCTTTGTTGAGGGAAGCACGGATGCCATTGACGTTCCAGGTGGAGAGTTTCATGTGGTCATTTGCTAGGCCCTACTGCCGTATTCTTCAACCGCTAGATGAGGGAGAAAAGCCTGCTACTTTTCCTTTTTGGGCCCTGCCATTTCCTCTAACAAATCACGTAGTTCAGGCCCAATGCGGCGCAACTCCTCCTGGTGAGATGAAGACAGCCCTTCCAGCAAGCGCTCACCACGCTTCGTGAGGCTGACATGGACCTGCCGACGATCTTCTTTGCAAGCTTCCCGAATCACCAGTTTTTCACTCGTCAACCGATCCACCAGTCCGACAGTGCTGTGATGAGCGATTTGCAATCGCTCAGCCAACTCTCCCACCGTCACTTTGGCACGACCCGGAAACCCCTTGATGGCTAGTAATGCCTGATGTTGCTGCGGAGTCACCCCAGCCCCGTGGGCGGCCTGCTCGCTAAAACGTAAAAATTGACGCAGGGCAAAACGAAAGGCCGCTAGAGTCTCATACTGTTTCTGGGTGATCTTGCGAGGAGTGGGCATGGATTGGATGCCCAAGATGAATCACAAACCATGCCAAAAGCAGAGGCTGGTTTTGACTTTTATCGTAACACGATATAATCGCGGAACGATTGATTCGTTCAAAGCAATGCCGACATGATTTCCCAGCGACCGCACTCATCCACATGAGCTTTTTGTCCATGCCCAATCCGTCAACACAGCGTTCCATTCATTGAATATGGACTCCTGGAAAGAAAAGCTCGGCCTGGAGCTCAGCGTTGTGAGCTACAAAGAAAAACTGATCTCCACCGCTGGAGGCATTGCTTCCATTCTTATTCTTATCCTGCTCGCAGAACTTGGGCTGGATGGCAGCGGGGGGCATTTTGTAGTGGCCTCCATGGGGGCCAGCGCCGTGCTCCTTTTTGCCGTTCCTCACGGCCAGTTATCCCAGCCCTGGCCTGTGATTGCAGGGCATGGGATTTCCGCCGCAGTGGGCGTTCTTTGTGCCCGTTACATCCCACATCAGGCACTCGCCAGTGCCAGTGCGGTAGGATTGGCCATCGGCATGATGCACCAGTGCAAATGCATTCACCCGCCGGGCGGTGCCACGGCGCTAACGGCGGTGATCGGAGGGCCTAGCGTTCATGATCTGGGGTTTGGGTTCATTTTCTTCCCCATTCTGAGCAATGCCCTTCTCCTGGTGGGCCTAGCAGTGCTGCTGAATGCGTGCTTTCACTGGCGGCGTTATCCAGCCTATTTAAATCATCACCGTCGCCGATCAGCAGGCGCAGGTCCTGCGCCTTCCCATGAAGAGATTGTCAGTGCATTGCGCAGTTTGGATTCCTTTGTGGACATCACGGAAGAGGATTTGATTCGTCTCTGCGAGCTCCTTTCAAAGCCGCCTCCAGCAGAAACACCCTCGGTCACTCAAAAGAAGCGGAAGGTGCTGACCTAACCAATAAAAGGATCAAAAATTAGTGTGTTGCACTTGCCTTGCAGTTTCAGGTGAGTTATAGATTGACCATCGTGAAAAAAGAGATCCTCCCAGCAAGCACTCGCGCCTCCTTGGCAGCGAAGGGCCTGGGTGTGTCCTTCGGCCACCGCCTGTGCGCAAGCCGGGCTTAAGCGGACAGTTCTGGTTTTCTTCCGGACTGCTCCGCTCTCCCACTCGGCCATTAAGACTCACCTGCTGGATGCCCGCACAGCTTCTCAGCGCCATTTTCTTTTTTTCACTTATGAATCATGTCCATACATCTGTACCCAGGCAGGGTGCTGCATCTGCATGCAGCGATTGGGTCAGCAAACTCAGCGCTGCCATCAAGCTTACTTGGCAGGCACAGGATGACCCACCAGTTCATGTCAGCAGTGCCTTTCCACTTCCCTCGCCCCACCCACTCTGGCGTGTTACAGGTGTCCTCACCCGCAAGGCTAGCTTTGGGCAACTGAAGATAGAGTCCAGGCACTGCATCCATGCCAACTCAAGGAATGAAGCCGAGGATGAAGCCAAAGCTCGTATGCAGGCATCTCACCCAGATTTCATGATTGCGAATCTGACCGTGCTGCCGACGAGCGAGAGCTAAGGCGGCCTAACCAGCATCCGCATTCCCTCCCAGCCATTCCGTTTCGGATCGGCCTTCCATGTCCACGTCTCGACACTTCGAGCCAGGATCATTTCCGAATCTTTTACTAACTAAATTTATGTCCAAAATTCATTATTACGATCGTATCCGTCTGCGGCCCCTCCATACTACCGAGTCCTCTGAAGAGGATGATCTCTGCATTCAAATCGTTTACCCTCAAGAGGCCGATGCAGTCGCTGGCCGAATTTCCTCCGAGGCACCCGTAGGACAGGCGGCTCTGCACCGCAAAGAAGGCGAAACCATCACCTTCAATGCTCAGGGTCAACGCATGAGAATGAGGATCATCAGTATTGAAAAACATGGCGTCACTGCCTGAATGACCTAACCAAGAGTCTGCCCAGCTGGCCATCACACTTAGCAGGGCAGATGTCTTGGGACATTCTTTAGTGCTTGACGGGACGATTCAATACAGCATCTCGGGTGCTACCCACGATAGCCATGGCTTGAGCGATGAGCGTCGAGTCCACCTTTAACTCTTGAAGGGTAGCCTGCAAATGCTCGGCGATGGCATCAAAATGGCTATCATTCAGACCGTCCAAATCGGCATGAGCTGTGCGCAAGTCCTTCCCCACATAAGGATTCGGGCCACCAAGAGCAGCGGAGAGAAATTCTTTCTGCTTCCGCTTCTGTTTTGCCATACTGATGTCTGCAA
It includes:
- a CDS encoding toxin-antitoxin system YwqK family antitoxin — translated: MKSLFFLTLLTTLSLIAGEEAKPAEVTYKELKWQNDVYFLHDKPFTGLAKDKHKDGKPKGEYPFLEGRLHGVVKEWWDNGQLSTETHFDKGQRHGLNRYWSKKGKLMKEQVYEHDKSVSEKHYDVE
- a CDS encoding exodeoxyribonuclease III, producing the protein MKLSTWNVNGIRASLNKGLREYLLESDADVICLQETKAMESQVDLSFLNGYEAVWNSADKKGYSGTCILSRQPWQSHALGLGIGEHDREGRVITVEYADFFLVTVYTPNSKAELARLPYRLQWDEAFRQYLKKLEEKKPVLTCGDLNCAHQEIDLANPKSNRMNPGFSDEERASFTQHLDAGFLDVFREFDPSPGRYTWWTQRTPDARAKNIGWRLDYWLASASLRPKITSCKIRDDIHGSDHCPVEITIQP
- a CDS encoding GreA/GreB family elongation factor, with translation MSKIHYYDRIRLRPLHTTESSEEDDLCIQIVYPQEADAVAGRISSEAPVGQAALHRKEGETITFNAQGQRMRMRIISIEKHGVTA
- a CDS encoding MarR family winged helix-turn-helix transcriptional regulator, with amino-acid sequence MPTPRKITQKQYETLAAFRFALRQFLRFSEQAAHGAGVTPQQHQALLAIKGFPGRAKVTVGELAERLQIAHHSTVGLVDRLTSEKLVIREACKEDRRQVHVSLTKRGERLLEGLSSSHQEELRRIGPELRDLLEEMAGPKKEK
- a CDS encoding HPP family protein, whose amino-acid sequence is MDSWKEKLGLELSVVSYKEKLISTAGGIASILILILLAELGLDGSGGHFVVASMGASAVLLFAVPHGQLSQPWPVIAGHGISAAVGVLCARYIPHQALASASAVGLAIGMMHQCKCIHPPGGATALTAVIGGPSVHDLGFGFIFFPILSNALLLVGLAVLLNACFHWRRYPAYLNHHRRRSAGAGPAPSHEEIVSALRSLDSFVDITEEDLIRLCELLSKPPPAETPSVTQKKRKVLT